A genomic segment from Scomber japonicus isolate fScoJap1 chromosome 11, fScoJap1.pri, whole genome shotgun sequence encodes:
- the LOC128367718 gene encoding potassium voltage-gated channel subfamily H member 7, whose protein sequence is MPVRRGHVAPQNTFLGIIIRKFEGQNRKFVIANARVENCAIIYCNDGFCEMTGFSRSDIMQKPCTCDFLHGDLTDKEAIGQVAQAVMGSEERKVEINYYRKDGTDFQCNLHIIPVKNEEGIVMMFILNFDYILDEGSDNSTEKISPTSPTKSDQRRSRFFRFRQAALSLMNTNKQSLPQEDPDAVMVDSPKENADSVALQSFPSPTKSICSPIEANDTHALISSSHHSSQASMGPEPLDHSSPKLPWEKLYQSELHPSSTSLSNTFPRGSISSMRRASSVHEIEGYSSNSKSVFRDRHTGEGPFNHVKSSLLGSTSDSNINRYSTINRIPLIALNFSEGTEKKTHSPPTSEKTIIAPKVKDRTHNVTEKVTQVLSLGADVLPEYKLQTARIDKFTILHYSPFKAVWDWLILLLVIYTAILTPYSAAFLLNDQEEQKRRECGYSCSPLNVVDLMVDIMFIIDILINFRTTYVNLNEEVVSHPAKIAIHYFKGWFLIDMVAAIPFDLLIFGSGSDETTTLIGLLKTARLLRLVRVARKLDRYSEYGAAVLMLLMCIFALIAHWLACIWYAIGNVEKPYLEHKIGWLDNLGVSIGKRYNYSDPSSGPSIKDKYVTALYFTFSSLTSVGFGNVSPNTNSEKIFSICVMLIGSLMYASIFGNVSAIIQRLYSGTARYHAQMLRVKEFIRFHQIPNPLRQRLEEYFQHSWTYTNGIDMNTEVLKGFPECLQADICLHLNDNLLHNCKAFEGATKGCLRALAMHFKTTHAPPGDTLVHGGDVLTALYFLSRGSIEILKDDIVVAILGKNDIFGEMIHLYAKPGKSNADVRALSYCDLSTIQREDLLEVLDMYPEFADCFFNNLELTFNLRDESPKSSSSNDCDSDGEGTKNTKRRISFTPDLSKGENKEVVTDLGRERESNACLKRCSVLGPSSHNAPVLDSDLIGHIQVRGNLERGPSFEDLCCDKWVCKKPTDYLDESAQFQDLREDDNSASEITYGEVEQRLGQLQEHLNRLESQLVSDIQTILQLLQRQPTLGPPAYSTVTASPDYHRPAVKVQPVALTASHFFSHTGTQGPNHKLEKAIQESKDSLSSLSNMNAPSEDSLTALLVQRHTEPQQQQQEITGRQQSALILLPTETSSSSSSSPPPSDSNFNTTGLHRPASDTQFPRP, encoded by the exons ATGCCTGTGAGAAGAGGTCACGTTGCGCCACAAAACACATTCCTTGGAATAATTATTCGGAAATTCGAGGGTCAAA ACCGGAAATTTGTGATAGCCAATGCCAGGGTGGAGAACTGTGCAATCATCTACTGCAATGATGGCTTCTGTGAGATGACAGGCTTCTCAAGATCAGACATTATGCAGAAGCCATGCACCTGTGACTTCCTCCATGGTGACCTGACCGACAAAGAGGCCATCGGCCAGGTGGCCCAGGCTGTGATGGGGTCCGAGGAGCGAAAGGTGGAGATCAACTACTACCGTAAGGATG gGACTGACTTCCAGTGTAACCTTCACATAATCCCAGTGAAGAATGAGGAGGGCATTGTGATGATGTTCATCTTAAATTTTGATTACATCCTGGATGAAGGAAGTGACAACTCTACTGAGAAGATAAGCCCTACATCACCAACAAAGTCAGATCAAA gga GGAGTCGATTCTTCCGCTTCCGGCAAGCTGCTTTGAGCTTAATGAATACAAACAAGCAATCTCTTCCACAAGAGGACCCAGATGCTGTGATGGTGGACTCGCCCAAAGAGAACGCGGACTCAGTGGCCCTGCAGAGCTTCCCCTCACCCACCAAGAGCATTTGCAGCCCCATTGAGGCCAATGACACGCATGCCCTCATAAGCTCAAGCCACCACTCTTCCCAGGCTAGCATGGGTCCCGAACCACTTGACCATTCATCCCCTAAACTCCCCTGGGAGAAGCTGTATCAGTCAGAGCTGCATCCGTCCTCTACCTCCCTGTCAAATACCTTCCCCAGaggcagcatcagcagcatgaGGCGAGCCTCGTCCGTCCATGAAATTGAGGGCTATAGCTCCAATTCTAAAAGCGTATTCAGGGATCGTCATACAGGTGAAG GCCCTTTTAATCACGTGAAGTCCAGCCTGCTTGGCTCTACCTCTGATTCAAACATCAACAGATATAGCACCATCAACAGGATCCCCCTAATTGCTCTCAACTTTTCTGAGGGGACTGAAAAGAAAACTCATTCTCCACCAACATCTGAGAAAACCATCATAGCACCAAAGGTCAAAGACAGAACTCATAATGTCACGGAAAAAGTCACACAG GTCCTGTCACTCGGAGCTGATGTCTTGCCAGAATACAAACTCCAGACAGCCCGCATTGACAAGTTCACCATCCTCCATTACAGCCCCTTCAAAGCTGTATGGGACTGGCTGATCCTGTTGCTGGTCATCTACACAGCAATCCTCACTCCGTACTCGGCTGCTTTTCTTCTCAACGAccaagaggagcagaagaggcGCGAATGTGGATACTCCTGCAGCCCTCTTAATGTGGTGGATTTAATGGTGGACATCATGTTCATTATTGACATCCTCATTAACTTCAGGACCACTTACGTAAACCTGAATGAGGAGGTGGTCAGCCATCCAGCAAAGATAGCAATCCATTACTTTAAAGGATGGTTCCTTATAGACATGGTGGCAGCGATCCCCTTTGACCTTCTTATCTTTGGCTCAGGATCAGATGAG ACTACCACTCTGATCGGACTGTTGAAGACAGCTAGGCTCCTGCGATTGGTGCGTGTAGCCAGGAAGCTGGACCGCTACTCTGAGTATGGAGCTGCAGTTCTCATGTTGCTCATGTGCATCTTCGCCCTCATTGCCCACTGGCTCGCTTGTATATGGTATGCCATTGGCAATGTAGAGAAGCCATACTTGGAGCACAAGATTGGCTGGCTAGACAATCTGGGAGTGTCCATAGGAAAGAGATACAACTACAGTGACCCTAGCTCTGGTCCATCTATCAAGGACAAGTATGTCACAGCACTTTACTTCACCTTCAGCAGCCTAACCAGTGTGGGCTTTGGGAACGTTTCCCCAAACACCAACTCGGAAAAGATCTTTTCCATCTGTGTCATGTTAATTGGCT CTCTCATGTATGCCAGTATCTTTGGAAACGTCTCTGCCATCATCCAGAGATTGTACTCGGGCACAGCACGCTACCATGCACAAATGTTGCGGGTCAAGGAGTTCATTCGCTTTCACCAGATTCCCAACCCACTGAGGCAGAGGCTGGAGGAGTACTTCCAACACTCCTGGACCTACACCAATGGCATTGATATGAACACg GAg GTGCTAAAAGGTTTTCCTGAGTGCCTGCAGGCAGATATCTGCCTTCACCTCAATGATAATCTTCTTCACAATTGCAAAGCGTTTGAAGGAGCCACCAAAGGCTGCCTAAGAGCCTTGGCCATGCACTTTAAAACCACTCATGCCCCTCCTGGAGACACCCTGGTCCACGGTGGTGATGTGCTCACTGCTCTCTACTTTCTGTCCCGCGGCTCCATTGAGATCCTTAAAGATGACATTGTGGTAGCTATCCTGG GAAAAAATGACATCTTTGGagaaatgatccatctatatgCCAAGCCTGGAAAGTCCAATGCTGATGTGCGAGCTCTGAGTTACTGTGACCTGAGCACCATTCAGAGGGAAGATCTGCTAGAAGTGTTAGACATGTACCCAGAGTTTGCTGACTGCTTCTTCAACAACCTGGAGCTTACCTTCAATCTCAGAGATGAGTCTCCTAAG TCCTCCAGTTCCAATGATTGTGATTCAGATGGCGAGGGCACTAAGAACACTAAGAGAAGGATCTCCTTCACTCCAGATCTGTCTAAAG GGGAAAACAAGGAAGTGGTTACAGACttggggagggagagggagtcAAATGCGTGCCTAAAGAGATGTTCTGTCTTGGGTCCCTCTTCACACAATGCCCCAGTCTTGGACTCGGATCTTATTGGACACATCCAGGTCAGAGGCAACTTGGAGAGAGGTCCATCTTTTGAAG ATTTGTGCTGTGATAAATGGGTCTGTAAAAAGCCTACGGACTACCTGGATGAGTCAGCACAGTTCCAGGACCTGAGAGAGGACGATAATTCTGCCAGTGAAATCACATATGGAGAGGTGGAACAGCGCTTAGGTCAGCTACAAGAGCATTTAAACAG GCTGGAGTCTCAGCTGGTGTCAGATATTCAGAccatcctgcagctgctgcagagacagCCGACCCTGGGACCTCCAGCCTACAGCACTGTGACTGCCAGTCCGGACTATCACAGACCTGCCGTGAAGGTTCAGCCAGTTGCTTTGACTGCAAGCCATTTTTTCAGCCATACGGGGACACAA GGTCCCAACCACAAACTGGAGAAGGCCATTCAGGAATCCAAAGACTCTCTGTCGAGCTTGTCCAACATGAATGCACCCAGTGAGGACAGCCTTACAGCATTGCTTGTACAAAGACATACAGAgccacaacaacagcaacaagagATCACAGGCCGTCAACAGTCTGCGTTGATCCTTCTTCCAACTGaaacctcttcctcctcctcttcctccccacccccctctgACTCCAACTTTAACACCACTGGACTCCATAGACCTGCCTCAGACACACAGTTTCCAAGGCCATAA